The Streptococcaceae bacterium ESL0729 genome has a segment encoding these proteins:
- a CDS encoding peptidylprolyl isomerase, whose translation MTNTNYPQVDIQNAPGQIAIIKTNHGDMKVKLFTDLAPKTVKNFVELAKEGYYDGIIFHRIISDFMIQGGDPTGTGMGGESIYGTKFEDEFSNKVFNIRGALSMANAGPNTNGSQFFIVQNEHMAYSKDVLVNGGWPEEIAELYTGGGTPHLDGRHTVFGHLYDEASYKTLDKIAKVPTGFQDKPVDDVVITKIEIVNDSDGKFIDSSKVKKN comes from the coding sequence ATGACAAATACAAATTATCCACAGGTTGACATCCAAAATGCACCTGGACAAATCGCAATTATTAAAACAAATCATGGTGACATGAAGGTCAAATTATTTACAGACCTTGCACCCAAAACAGTTAAAAACTTCGTTGAACTAGCAAAAGAAGGCTATTATGATGGAATCATCTTCCACCGTATTATTTCAGATTTTATGATTCAAGGTGGTGACCCAACTGGTACTGGTATGGGTGGTGAAAGCATCTACGGGACAAAATTTGAGGATGAATTCTCAAACAAGGTCTTTAACATCCGCGGTGCCCTTTCAATGGCTAATGCTGGTCCTAATACTAACGGTAGTCAATTCTTCATCGTTCAAAATGAACACATGGCTTATTCTAAAGATGTTCTTGTTAATGGTGGCTGGCCTGAGGAAATCGCTGAACTTTACACTGGCGGAGGAACTCCTCATCTGGATGGCCGTCACACAGTTTTTGGTCACCTCTATGATGAAGCTTCTTACAAGACCCTTGATAAGATTGCAAAAGTTCCTACAGGCTTCCAAGACAAGCCAGTTGATGATGTTGTCATCACTAAAATTGAAATCGTTAATGATTCAGACGGCAAATTCATCGACAGCTCAAAAGTAAAAAAAAACTAA
- a CDS encoding FtsW/RodA/SpoVE family cell cycle protein: protein MKNNKKSWDLRIDYALILPVLLLLIIGLGSIYIAISHDHPSQAIRLVSQQGIWALLGVLVAVVVMHFNSKYLWKMTPLFYILGIILMILPLVFYDNQIVASTGAKNWVSYHGKTYFQPSELMKISYILMMARVVTSMQSRLDLDNIKDSFNLIFRLFLVTLPVIILLKLQNDFGTLLVFLAIYAGVIFVSGIPWKIIVPVALTVILLGGGILYLTTVDWGRSFLMSIGFEKYQLQRIDAWFHPFESAQSITYQQAQGQISIGIGGLLGYGFNVATIPVPVRESDMIFTVIAENFGFVGGTLLILLYFFLIYQMLRATYKSNNQFYTYISTGIIMMILFHVFENIGATIGVLPLTGIPLPFISQGGSSLISNLIGVGLVMSMTFNQTDESIDIPVEADASGKKIYRRSRISK from the coding sequence ATGAAAAATAATAAAAAATCTTGGGATTTGCGAATTGATTACGCCCTAATACTACCAGTCCTTCTTCTTTTAATTATAGGACTTGGCTCAATCTATATAGCCATAAGTCACGACCATCCAAGCCAGGCCATAAGGCTTGTTAGCCAGCAGGGTATCTGGGCCCTCCTTGGCGTCTTGGTCGCAGTGGTGGTCATGCACTTTAATTCCAAGTACCTGTGGAAGATGACCCCCTTATTTTATATCCTAGGGATTATTTTGATGATTCTTCCCCTTGTTTTCTATGACAACCAAATAGTTGCGAGCACCGGGGCAAAGAACTGGGTATCCTACCACGGAAAGACCTACTTCCAACCATCGGAGTTGATGAAAATATCCTATATTTTGATGATGGCAAGGGTTGTGACTAGCATGCAGTCAAGGCTTGATTTGGACAATATAAAGGATTCCTTCAATCTGATTTTTAGGCTTTTTCTAGTGACCCTACCGGTCATTATCCTCTTGAAGCTCCAAAATGACTTTGGGACCCTCTTGGTCTTTCTGGCTATTTATGCAGGTGTTATTTTTGTTTCAGGTATTCCCTGGAAAATTATTGTACCTGTGGCCCTTACGGTGATTTTACTGGGTGGTGGTATCCTTTATTTGACAACAGTTGATTGGGGCCGAAGCTTCCTGATGTCCATCGGTTTTGAAAAATATCAACTCCAAAGGATTGATGCCTGGTTCCATCCCTTTGAAAGTGCCCAAAGTATAACCTACCAACAGGCCCAGGGACAGATATCAATTGGTATCGGTGGCCTTCTTGGTTACGGCTTTAATGTGGCAACCATCCCCGTTCCTGTACGGGAAAGTGACATGATTTTTACGGTAATTGCTGAAAATTTTGGTTTTGTTGGGGGGACTCTTTTGATTCTTCTCTACTTTTTCCTTATTTACCAAATGCTTCGGGCAACTTACAAGTCAAATAACCAGTTTTATACCTATATTTCAACGGGAATTATTATGATGATTCTCTTTCACGTTTTTGAAAATATCGGGGCAACAATTGGAGTCTTACCCCTTACAGGAATCCCCCTTCCCTTTATATCACAAGGTGGATCAAGTTTAATTAGTAATTTAATCGGTGTGGGACTAGTCATGTCCATGACCTTTAATCAAACTGATGAAAGTATAGATATTCCCGTAGAAGCTGATGCTAGCGGGAAGAAGATATATCGTAGAAGTAGGATAAGCAAGTAG
- the liaF gene encoding cell wall-active antibiotics response protein LiaF, giving the protein MKTRLFIILELIFLIASLVTLIGEPIFAACLILTVVIGMLLSKFDWFIFKLILTVLGLVMAIFVFENFFFWLALILAVIAIVYFVRLPKKQQNFDMIETYYDEWDDRVFIKENLDFSRISGQELYRFDDINIIKVISDDVIDLEQTNFRQDENIIMLRKFIGDTKIIVPKGMAVSVDYASLRGGVNLFGERSNLSKERIKYYSDDFTENPRRLKIYVDTFMGDLTVVCL; this is encoded by the coding sequence ATGAAGACCAGATTATTTATAATTTTAGAACTAATATTTTTAATTGCTAGCTTGGTAACCTTGATTGGGGAGCCCATTTTTGCTGCCTGCCTAATTTTGACTGTCGTAATCGGGATGCTGTTATCAAAATTTGACTGGTTTATTTTCAAATTAATCCTGACAGTACTAGGTCTTGTCATGGCTATTTTTGTCTTTGAAAACTTCTTCTTTTGGTTGGCCCTTATCCTGGCTGTAATTGCCATTGTTTACTTTGTAAGGCTGCCTAAGAAGCAACAAAATTTTGATATGATTGAAACCTACTATGATGAGTGGGATGACCGCGTTTTTATCAAGGAAAATTTGGATTTTTCAAGAATTTCAGGACAAGAGTTGTACCGCTTTGATGATATAAATATTATTAAGGTTATTAGCGATGATGTTATCGATCTTGAGCAGACAAATTTTAGGCAGGATGAAAATATAATCATGTTGAGAAAATTCATTGGTGATACCAAGATAATTGTTCCTAAGGGAATGGCTGTCTCAGTTGACTATGCCTCTTTAAGAGGAGGCGTCAACCTATTTGGAGAAAGGTCCAATCTGAGCAAGGAGCGAATTAAATATTATTCAGATGATTTCACTGAAAATCCCCGCCGCCTTAAGATTTATGTTGATACTTTTATGGGTGATTTGACGGTGGTTTGCCTATGA
- a CDS encoding PTS sugar transporter subunit IIB, translated as MSTIVNLFCSAGMSTSMFAKKMQDEANTRGLDYKVTAYGLAEVDDRGQEADVIMIGPQARYILDDVAKKFPEIPVKDIPMQMYGLMQGDKGLDFAIELLEAK; from the coding sequence ATGTCTACGATTGTTAATTTATTTTGTTCAGCGGGGATGAGTACATCAATGTTTGCTAAAAAAATGCAAGATGAGGCCAACACACGTGGTCTTGACTATAAGGTTACAGCTTATGGACTTGCTGAGGTTGATGATAGGGGACAAGAAGCTGATGTCATCATGATTGGCCCGCAAGCTCGCTACATTCTTGATGATGTTGCTAAAAAATTCCCAGAAATTCCAGTCAAGGATATTCCTATGCAAATGTACGGTTTAATGCAAGGTGACAAGGGTCTTGACTTTGCCATTGAGCTTTTAGAAGCTAAATAA
- a CDS encoding TVP38/TMEM64 family protein produces MKSIEYRQHLVKVISILAILGSLVLGYYLYRLGIFNDDNIIKSTAAEHPFLGALLIIGLQIIQVVVSFLPSGILCASAVLIYGPIQGFLYNYLGIVIGSIILFYLGREFGKPFVQTFVPDKTYNKYLSKVDQGRKFDWFFFWAIFAPLAPDDVLVLVASQTRMSYKFFIRSILIGKIFGVGIYSYVWTSGLEWLQKLF; encoded by the coding sequence TTGAAAAGTATAGAGTACAGGCAACATCTTGTTAAGGTGATTTCAATCTTAGCTATTTTGGGCTCCCTCGTTTTGGGGTATTATTTGTACCGACTGGGAATATTTAACGATGATAATATCATTAAATCAACAGCTGCTGAGCATCCATTTTTAGGGGCCTTGTTGATAATTGGCCTACAAATTATCCAAGTGGTGGTATCATTTCTCCCTTCAGGTATCCTGTGTGCTTCTGCCGTCCTCATTTATGGTCCCATCCAAGGTTTTTTATACAATTACTTGGGCATTGTTATTGGAAGTATCATTTTATTTTATCTGGGACGGGAGTTTGGTAAGCCCTTTGTTCAGACCTTTGTGCCAGATAAAACCTACAATAAGTATTTATCAAAGGTTGATCAGGGAAGGAAATTCGATTGGTTTTTCTTCTGGGCAATCTTTGCTCCCCTGGCACCTGATGATGTCCTAGTCTTAGTTGCCAGCCAAACAAGGATGTCCTATAAATTTTTTATCCGCTCAATCCTGATTGGTAAGATATTTGGTGTGGGTATCTATAGTTACGTTTGGACCTCAGGTCTTGAGTGGCTACAAAAATTGTTTTAA
- the gyrB gene encoding DNA topoisomerase (ATP-hydrolyzing) subunit B — MADEIKDLKAKAQEYDASQIQVLEGLEAVRMRPGMYIGSTSKEGLHHLVWEIVDNSIDEALAGFASHIEVIIEEDNSITVIDDGRGIPVDIQEKTGRPAVETVFTVLHAGGKFGGGGYKVSGGLHGVGSSVVNALSTQLDVTVHKNGQKYYQEYHRGVVGDDLRIIGQTDLQGTTVHFTPDAEIFKETTEFDFNKLATRVRELAFLNRGLRISIEDKRNKDGKILSYHYEGGIQSYVSFIDEKKTVLFDPPIYTEGEMENISVEVAMQYTSDYSSTVLSFANNINTHEGGTHEQGFRTALTRVVNDYGRKNKLLKDNEDNLTGDDIREGLTAVISVKHPNPQFEGQTKTKLGNSEVSRIVNRLFSEALERFLLENPQVARKIVDKGILASKARIAAKRAREVTRKKSGLEISNLPGKLADCSSNDPKQTELFIVEGDSAGGSAKSGRNREFQAILPIRGKILNVEKATMDKILANEEIRSLFTAMGTGFGGDFDVEKARYQKLVIMTDADVDGAHIRTLLLTLFYRYMRPIVEAGYVYIAQPPIYGVKSGKTINYIQPGENQEIELQKMIEEMSNGRTKPVVQRYKGLGEMDDHQLWETTMDPEHRTMARVTVEDAAEADMIFDMLMGDRVEPRRDFIEANAKYSTIDI, encoded by the coding sequence TTGGCTGATGAAATCAAAGATTTAAAAGCAAAAGCACAGGAATATGATGCTAGCCAAATACAGGTTTTGGAAGGTCTTGAAGCAGTTAGGATGCGTCCAGGCATGTATATTGGATCAACCAGTAAGGAAGGTCTCCATCATTTAGTTTGGGAGATTGTAGATAATTCAATTGATGAGGCTCTTGCAGGTTTTGCAAGTCACATTGAGGTTATAATTGAAGAGGATAACTCCATCACAGTTATTGATGATGGGCGTGGTATCCCAGTTGATATCCAGGAAAAAACAGGACGTCCGGCTGTTGAAACAGTCTTTACGGTCCTTCATGCTGGAGGGAAATTTGGCGGAGGCGGCTATAAGGTTTCAGGCGGTCTCCACGGAGTAGGGTCAAGTGTTGTTAATGCCCTTTCAACCCAGCTTGATGTTACAGTCCATAAAAATGGACAGAAATACTATCAGGAATACCACCGAGGAGTTGTAGGCGATGATTTAAGGATTATCGGTCAAACAGACCTTCAAGGGACAACAGTCCACTTCACTCCTGATGCTGAGATTTTTAAGGAAACAACTGAATTTGACTTCAATAAGTTGGCAACCAGGGTACGTGAGCTGGCCTTCTTGAATCGTGGACTTAGGATTTCGATTGAAGACAAAAGGAATAAGGATGGGAAGATTTTAAGCTACCACTATGAAGGTGGAATCCAGTCCTATGTATCCTTCATCGATGAGAAGAAGACAGTTCTTTTTGACCCACCAATCTACACTGAAGGGGAGATGGAGAATATTTCAGTTGAAGTTGCTATGCAGTATACCAGCGACTACAGCTCAACTGTTTTAAGCTTTGCCAACAATATCAATACCCATGAGGGTGGAACACATGAGCAGGGCTTTAGAACAGCACTGACCCGGGTTGTGAATGATTATGGGCGTAAGAACAAGCTGCTTAAGGATAATGAAGACAATCTGACAGGAGATGATATCAGAGAAGGTCTTACGGCTGTAATTTCAGTTAAGCATCCCAACCCACAGTTTGAGGGACAAACCAAGACAAAGCTTGGTAATAGTGAGGTTTCAAGAATTGTAAACCGCCTCTTTTCTGAGGCCTTGGAGCGTTTTCTCCTGGAAAATCCACAGGTTGCTAGAAAGATTGTTGACAAGGGAATCCTTGCTTCTAAGGCTAGAATAGCTGCCAAAAGAGCTCGTGAAGTGACCCGCAAGAAGTCAGGCCTTGAAATATCAAATCTACCAGGGAAACTTGCTGACTGTTCTTCAAATGATCCCAAACAGACTGAGTTATTCATTGTCGAAGGGGACTCAGCCGGAGGTTCTGCTAAATCAGGACGAAACCGAGAATTCCAGGCCATTTTACCCATTCGTGGTAAGATTTTGAATGTGGAAAAGGCTACGATGGATAAAATTTTAGCCAATGAGGAGATTCGCTCCCTCTTTACGGCCATGGGAACTGGCTTTGGCGGGGACTTTGATGTTGAGAAGGCCCGCTATCAAAAGTTAGTCATCATGACTGATGCTGACGTTGACGGAGCCCACATTAGGACCCTTCTTTTAACTCTTTTCTACCGTTACATGCGTCCGATAGTTGAGGCTGGCTATGTCTACATTGCCCAACCTCCAATCTACGGGGTTAAGTCTGGTAAGACCATCAACTACATCCAACCAGGTGAAAACCAGGAAATTGAGCTCCAAAAGATGATTGAAGAGATGTCAAATGGCCGTACCAAGCCAGTTGTTCAAAGGTATAAGGGACTTGGAGAGATGGATGACCATCAATTGTGGGAAACAACCATGGATCCAGAGCATAGGACCATGGCCCGTGTGACCGTTGAAGATGCTGCGGAAGCTGATATGATTTTTGACATGCTGATGGGGGACCGAGTTGAACCCCGCCGTGATTTCATTGAAGCTAATGCTAAATACAGTACCATTGATATTTAA
- a CDS encoding sensor histidine kinase produces the protein MIKQSIFKTFLYGFLASLISILVVIYTLAVSSRGFYQVLMSHWRASWIIFSVSALLSLAFTVLTYLSQRRLIRQFNWATNLSLKGDLTNNQDLNKLVLRIRNLTQQLQEASREDTVRQVDIVTEERKRISRELHDSVSQQLFAATMILSGVVSNKNLDTEQMTTQARLVLKILHEAQNEMRALLLHLRPVELNGKSLIDGITSLVDELQAKISGKISWVYDTNIKLSKTVEDNIFRIMQELLSNALRHSKAQNIDISLLASGRSVILRVEDDGVGFDTKETKTASYGLKNIRERSVLLGGDVKIVSAPNQGTSIEIRIPQNEHKSSDS, from the coding sequence ATGATAAAACAGTCGATTTTTAAGACCTTTCTTTATGGCTTTTTGGCGAGCTTAATTTCAATTTTAGTTGTTATCTATACTCTGGCTGTAAGTTCAAGAGGTTTTTATCAGGTTCTTATGAGTCACTGGCGAGCTTCATGGATTATTTTTTCCGTAAGTGCCCTCCTAAGTTTAGCCTTCACTGTTCTTACTTATTTGAGTCAAAGGCGGCTTATTCGTCAGTTTAATTGGGCGACAAATCTTTCCTTAAAGGGTGATTTGACCAACAATCAGGACCTTAATAAGCTTGTCCTAAGGATTAGAAATCTTACCCAACAGCTCCAAGAAGCAAGCAGGGAAGATACTGTAAGGCAGGTTGATATTGTAACAGAAGAACGTAAGCGTATTTCACGGGAACTCCATGATTCAGTTAGCCAGCAGCTTTTTGCGGCAACCATGATTTTGTCAGGGGTAGTCAGCAATAAGAATTTGGACACGGAGCAGATGACCACCCAGGCCAGGCTTGTCCTTAAAATTCTTCATGAGGCTCAAAATGAAATGCGGGCCCTCCTCCTTCATTTAAGGCCAGTTGAGCTTAACGGGAAGTCCTTAATTGACGGTATTACAAGTCTTGTTGATGAGCTTCAGGCCAAAATATCTGGAAAAATAAGCTGGGTTTATGACACCAATATTAAGCTTTCAAAAACTGTTGAGGATAATATTTTTAGAATCATGCAGGAGCTTTTAAGTAACGCCTTAAGGCACTCTAAGGCTCAAAATATTGATATTTCACTGCTTGCAAGTGGAAGGTCAGTTATTTTAAGGGTTGAGGATGATGGAGTTGGTTTTGATACCAAGGAAACAAAGACGGCAAGTTACGGCCTAAAAAATATAAGAGAGAGATCAGTCCTTCTTGGAGGAGATGTAAAAATTGTTAGTGCACCCAATCAAGGCACAAGCATAGAAATAAGGATTCCACAAAATGAGCATAAAAGTAGTGATAGTTGA
- the murC gene encoding UDP-N-acetylmuramate--L-alanine ligase: MSKTYHFIGIKGAGMSALALLLNQLGESVQGSDSTDYYFTQRGLELADIKILPFDEENITVDTELIAGNAFHASNNVEVAYAEKNGFKYKRYHEFLGEFMRRFTSIGVAGAHGKTSTTGLLSHVLKNISDASYLIGDGTGYGNASSEYFVFESDEYERHFMPYHPEYSIITNVDFDHPDYFTGVEDVYSAFEDYANQVTKGVFAYGEDEYLRRLKTKAPLYFYGFEENDDYLAKNVKRATDGSTFDAYFRGEFLGTFEVPTYGKHNILNALAVVAVCHDLGLDLEEVKKDMKTFTGVKRRFTEKMVNEHIIIDDFAHHPTEIEATIDAARQKYPDREIVAVFQPHTFTRTIALIDDFAKSLNLADSVYLAEIYGSAREADHGDVKVADLAAKIDKPAQVISVDNVSPLLNHENAVYVFMGAGDIQKYEYAFEKLLGQLTNNVQ, from the coding sequence ATGTCGAAAACATATCACTTTATTGGAATTAAGGGTGCAGGTATGAGTGCACTTGCATTATTATTGAATCAACTAGGAGAAAGTGTCCAAGGAAGCGATAGCACTGATTATTACTTCACCCAACGTGGGCTAGAATTAGCTGATATAAAGATTCTACCCTTTGATGAAGAAAATATTACAGTTGATACTGAACTTATCGCAGGAAATGCCTTTCATGCTAGTAATAATGTCGAAGTTGCCTATGCTGAGAAAAATGGCTTTAAATACAAGAGGTATCATGAATTTCTAGGAGAATTTATGAGACGCTTCACAAGTATCGGTGTAGCTGGAGCCCATGGTAAAACTAGCACAACTGGCCTTTTGTCGCACGTTTTAAAGAATATAAGTGATGCCAGTTATTTAATTGGTGATGGGACAGGCTACGGGAATGCTTCTAGCGAGTATTTTGTCTTTGAAAGTGATGAGTATGAACGTCATTTCATGCCTTACCATCCTGAGTACTCAATTATTACCAATGTAGACTTTGACCATCCAGACTACTTTACAGGTGTTGAGGATGTTTACTCTGCCTTTGAGGACTATGCCAATCAGGTAACAAAAGGTGTCTTTGCCTATGGTGAAGATGAATACCTAAGAAGACTTAAGACTAAGGCACCTCTTTATTTCTATGGTTTTGAGGAAAATGATGACTACTTGGCTAAGAATGTAAAAAGGGCGACTGATGGTTCAACCTTTGATGCCTACTTCAGGGGAGAATTTCTTGGAACCTTTGAGGTACCAACCTACGGTAAGCACAATATCTTAAATGCCTTAGCAGTAGTTGCTGTCTGCCATGATCTAGGACTTGATCTTGAAGAGGTCAAAAAGGACATGAAGACCTTTACAGGGGTTAAACGCAGATTTACAGAAAAGATGGTCAATGAGCACATAATTATTGATGATTTTGCCCACCATCCAACCGAGATTGAAGCGACAATTGATGCAGCCCGTCAAAAATATCCAGATCGTGAGATTGTTGCTGTCTTCCAGCCCCACACTTTTACAAGAACCATCGCCTTGATTGATGATTTTGCTAAGAGCTTAAATCTGGCTGATTCAGTCTATCTGGCTGAGATTTACGGAAGTGCTAGGGAGGCTGACCACGGAGATGTTAAGGTGGCAGACCTTGCTGCAAAGATTGACAAGCCAGCTCAAGTTATCTCAGTTGATAATGTTTCACCCCTCCTTAATCATGAAAATGCCGTTTATGTTTTCATGGGAGCAGGGGACATTCAAAAGTATGAATATGCCTTTGAAAAATTATTGGGTCAATTGACCAATAATGTCCAGTAG
- a CDS encoding response regulator transcription factor, which translates to MSIKVVIVDDHEMVRLGLSSFLNIQEDIEVVAEASDGNIGVEYAKKYNPDVILMDLVMNQMDGIEASQTILAENPQAKILILTSFLDDEKVFPALAAGAKGYILKTSQADEIAEAIRKIYSGEDVLSDSVRQKIYEKNHRAPELYDDLTARELEVLRELSKGLSNQEIADSLFISLKTVKTHVSNILAKLEVDDRTQAVIYALQHGLAG; encoded by the coding sequence ATGAGCATAAAAGTAGTGATAGTTGATGACCATGAGATGGTCAGGCTTGGACTTTCAAGTTTTTTAAATATTCAAGAGGACATCGAGGTGGTGGCAGAAGCTTCTGATGGCAATATCGGTGTTGAATACGCCAAAAAATATAATCCAGATGTTATCCTAATGGATCTTGTCATGAATCAGATGGATGGGATTGAAGCCAGTCAGACCATCCTAGCAGAAAACCCCCAGGCAAAAATTTTGATTTTAACCAGTTTCTTGGATGATGAAAAAGTCTTTCCAGCCCTTGCGGCTGGAGCCAAGGGTTATATCTTAAAAACTTCTCAGGCTGATGAGATAGCTGAGGCCATCAGGAAAATATATTCTGGCGAGGATGTTTTAAGTGACAGTGTCCGCCAAAAAATTTATGAAAAAAATCACCGGGCCCCTGAACTTTATGATGATCTGACAGCAAGGGAACTTGAGGTACTTCGTGAGCTTAGTAAGGGACTTAGCAATCAGGAGATTGCGGACAGTCTCTTCATCAGCCTAAAGACAGTTAAAACTCATGTTTCAAATATCTTAGCAAAACTTGAGGTTGATGATAGGACACAAGCTGTAATTTATGCCCTCCAGCATGGTCTAGCTGGCTAG
- a CDS encoding Cof-type HAD-IIB family hydrolase codes for MEDLLKRAQDIKIIFFDIDDTLRVKDSGFIPPSIKEVFFRLREKGILTGIATGRNFSGVVPEIRALKPDFFVTINGSHAQDKDQKLIYKNPLSRELIEDIIAWAKGERIDYAFVASNQVVINKWGDLAKEAITPIYGKINEDENYYEEDDIYQMLTITERDVDDSLPDKLKDQIRLVRWHEYSSDVVPYLGSKALGVSKVLESLGLTRENLLVFGDGLNDREIFDYAGISVAMEVSHPDLKKRASLVTETVEADGIKKALEQLKII; via the coding sequence ATGGAAGACTTATTGAAGCGGGCTCAGGATATAAAGATAATTTTCTTTGATATTGATGATACCTTAAGGGTTAAAGATAGTGGATTTATTCCACCATCAATCAAGGAAGTATTTTTCCGCTTGCGAGAAAAAGGTATTTTAACAGGAATCGCAACGGGCCGAAATTTTTCAGGTGTAGTGCCAGAAATTCGTGCCCTCAAACCAGATTTTTTTGTTACAATTAATGGTAGTCATGCTCAAGATAAAGATCAGAAGCTTATCTATAAAAATCCTCTTTCAAGGGAGTTGATTGAAGATATTATCGCTTGGGCCAAGGGTGAACGGATTGACTATGCCTTTGTTGCAAGTAATCAAGTTGTTATTAATAAATGGGGTGATTTGGCCAAGGAGGCAATTACGCCAATTTATGGTAAAATTAACGAGGATGAAAATTACTACGAGGAAGACGACATCTATCAAATGCTGACCATTACGGAGCGTGATGTAGACGACAGCCTACCTGATAAACTTAAGGATCAGATTCGCCTGGTTAGGTGGCATGAATATAGCAGTGACGTCGTCCCTTATCTTGGGAGTAAGGCCTTGGGAGTTTCTAAGGTTCTTGAAAGCTTAGGCCTTACGAGGGAAAATCTGTTAGTTTTTGGTGATGGCCTGAATGACCGAGAAATTTTTGATTATGCTGGAATTTCTGTGGCCATGGAAGTATCCCATCCAGACCTTAAAAAAAGGGCCAGCTTGGTGACTGAGACTGTTGAAGCTGATGGCATCAAAAAGGCCCTTGAGCAATTAAAAATTATTTAA
- a CDS encoding CvfD/Ygs/GSP13 family RNA-binding post-transcriptional regulator, whose product MHRQLKSKKKLKIGDIVDATITGVQTYGAFVKFANNCHGLIHISEIKSGYTKNIMDTVSLGQEVEAQIIDIDEYTGKISLSLRTMEDKPQLHHNKKKRRYKQKYNQPGFTSLANQLDKWVEENTEYLKGQGKVNNQ is encoded by the coding sequence ATTCATCGACAGCTCAAAAGTAAAAAAAAACTAAAGATAGGTGACATTGTTGATGCGACCATTACTGGTGTTCAGACCTACGGAGCCTTTGTAAAGTTTGCAAATAACTGCCACGGGCTAATCCATATTTCGGAGATTAAATCTGGTTATACAAAAAATATCATGGATACCGTAAGTTTGGGCCAGGAGGTTGAGGCTCAAATCATTGATATTGATGAGTACACTGGGAAAATAAGTCTCTCCCTTCGCACCATGGAAGACAAACCCCAGCTGCACCACAATAAAAAAAAGAGACGCTATAAGCAAAAGTATAATCAACCCGGCTTTACGAGCCTTGCCAATCAACTGGACAAGTGGGTTGAGGAAAATACAGAATACTTAAAGGGGCAGGGTAAGGTCAATAATCAATAA
- a CDS encoding HAD-IA family hydrolase has protein sequence MKYDDYIWDLGGTLLDNYETSAQAFERTLKKFGISVSHQEIYDALRKSTDYAVDKFAGSVPGFLASYKEEERLSLEKPVLFDGASQVLAAIKAAGGKNFMISHRNNHVLDILKAAGIDKFFTEVVTSDNGFPRKPDPKSILYLVDKYEMTRPVMIGDRKLDIEAGKNASVPTIFFSSDQEDTDASYNVKNLKEILSL, from the coding sequence ATGAAATATGATGATTATATATGGGATTTGGGCGGAACGCTTTTAGATAACTATGAAACATCAGCTCAAGCATTCGAAAGAACCTTAAAAAAATTTGGAATAAGTGTAAGTCATCAGGAAATTTATGATGCCTTAAGAAAATCAACTGATTATGCAGTGGACAAATTTGCAGGCTCTGTTCCTGGATTTTTGGCAAGCTACAAGGAAGAAGAGCGACTTTCCCTTGAAAAGCCTGTTCTTTTTGATGGTGCAAGCCAGGTGCTAGCAGCCATTAAGGCAGCTGGCGGCAAGAATTTTATGATTAGTCACCGGAATAATCATGTTTTGGATATTTTAAAGGCGGCCGGTATAGATAAATTTTTTACGGAAGTGGTTACCAGTGACAATGGATTTCCAAGAAAACCAGATCCCAAGTCAATTCTCTATCTGGTTGATAAGTATGAGATGACAAGGCCTGTAATGATTGGCGACCGGAAGTTAGACATTGAGGCGGGTAAGAATGCGTCAGTCCCAACCATTTTCTTTTCTTCTGACCAAGAAGACACGGACGCAAGCTATAATGTTAAAAATTTAAAGGAAATCCTTTCCCTGTGA